GGCAAGCTGCCACCGAACTACAGACCCTGACTTCCGACAACAAAGACCAGTTCTGCCTGGCCAGTGCCCCGGTTCTCTTCGCGTTGGAAGACAATCCTGATTTATACAAGATAATAGACCAAGCTAAAAATGACGTGAAAGACGTAGACTATGAAGATTTGAAGTTCAATATACTGAAGACAGACGCGGTAGAAAAGACGAAGATGTTGTATCAGGATCACGCGAGGAAAGCCACGGCGTATGCTGAGAGTATCGGCCAGAATGACTCTGTGGATATGATTAAGAAGCTTATTAATACTTTTTAGTGTAGAAAAGTATTgataatgtaaattataatgggtaagtacggtcacgagcattaatatgtatacactttggtaccatgtcacattgacttttttgacaaattgaactgtaagtcgcactaaatgtcaaatatgtgtgtgcgacagagtcctaaagtacgAGTATGCGTACTTTAACATAAAAATTGCCGACCATAACCTGTAGCCGCCAGGAATGAAGGGCTTTCTAGGTTACGTTCCTAAccaacaatatagatggcgctgtacagatttttcttcgtttacttaaccttctaatttcatggataacagacataatggtgctaattcctgtaaataccatctaattttattttaggttatatctgtcattttcttatccgccgaaaaggaaagggacgggtaatcgacaagcataaaatttatggaacacacgtcaattttaagcacaaatctaaaacaatcgtctaaaaattcgcccgggttattcatttatttactcattcttcctaaaattaagagctgtcaatcatccgtcccttttcttttcggcggataagaaaatgacaggtataacttaaagtaaaattaagagatgtctgcaggaatcggggccaatgcatcttttatctttgtttttgggtataaatgatgaccctttttattacatcttccacccattattattctgatcaaaataaagaaaagcaatataggtagcaacataattctataagtacttacataatgtttcttttctttattaattttataaatgcacAGATCGAcataatactataataatatgattattattattataacaagttatttatattttatattatttttgtgtttttattttaatttttgtagttatttaagactcttttgtaactattctcttttattttggtgcaataaagtatatttgtattgtattgttattgtatgAAATATAATGGAGGGATTGCGACAGTGGAAGAATTAGGAAAAAACTTACAGTTTGTCTCGCCAATGTTAAATCCAATATTGTTTTCACTTCACAAACAATCACAATCGTCGGGAATGCATTCCATGTAggttttatttaggtttttgaGGTTTTCCTTAAATTTGATGCGAGGTACTTGCGTCGTCCGCGCGGCAATCGGAAGAAgtggtttctttttaaatatggcGGTCGTTCCGTCTGTCCTTGTCAAATGGCAAAGGGAAAGGGCGGGAATTTCAAATGCGtgggaaatgtttaaataacgaACAGTTATTAAGGAATGTATTTATATTAGGTACATTGagaataatttatgtttatgattaAGATGTGTTTATTTcgaatataacattttatttgcgACTgaaactattgttttttttacatgcCTGTAACACCATAGACTAAAAAccatctttattttaaaaatacagtatagtatatttagtatatacaactattattctttattgatgttattattaactatattaatcataataattaactTCATAGCAATAGTTGGGTTTCGAAACTCTGGAAaagccgtggtccagtggttagagcgttgggctcacgatccggaggttctgggttaaaatcccggtggggacaaatcacaaaaaccactttgtgatccctagtttggttaggacattacaggttgatcacctgattgtccaaaagaaagatgatccgtgcttcggaaggcacattaagccgttggtcccggttactacttactgatgtaagtacgtagtcgttactttagtcatgtcaggggtccatagcggttcaataataaccctgacaccagggttgatggggttggtaatccacctcacgacttATACGATACAAGAAgtgattgttatttttttatattaatgttaaatatgtatatatttctatgagatgtaaataaatagataaaatagctTAGCTGTGGTTACGATATGATTACAATTACGATTTCGTGTTCAGGATTGTTAACCCTAAAGTACCATAATTTTCCACAGTAAGTACAATAATTACACAGATCTGACCACTAATAAGATAATCGCTGTAAGTATTTCCAAATGCCTACCTACGTGACTGCGAAGATATAAAGGTGTACCCACACAGGCATGTGCCCCGCACGCCATGCGCTCTGCGCCTCGCTATGTGCGTACCTTCACATTTGAGTCTATTTTAAAAGAACTAATGGTCCCTAgtaggccgatagcgataagcgatgaTGCCGACCACGTATCCACCACGACGGCGGGGTAGGTGTgacggacccaactagttgaccagctagttccgcccacatgtaacagatggcgccacaatcAATAATGCAGTCGTGAACGCGATATTGAATTTTTGACGAGCATAATACAACATCCAACATGAGTCTAATttctgatgtaacttttattttatttaatgttttattatataatctgtTAGTGTaccttttaataaataaatgactcaAGTGGATCATCGATCCTTAGTCACACCACCAACTTGTGGCTGGCGGAGTACTATGTTCtattcggtaccccgaaaacatcctttggcggagCACAAAACACAGCATGACaagactaaatgtgctgagcgctataagcatCATTTCCATCGatatacctaccacatttatgacaataaatttccactccactccactccactccactccactccactccactccactccactccactccactccactccactccactccactccactccactccactccactccactccactccactccactccactccactccactccactccactccactccactccactccactccactccactccactccactccactccactccattccattccattcgatttcatttcatttcacattCTCGCCGCCaaagtcggtatcggggtcctgcagTCATACGTGGCGAGGCGAGCACGAATACAGCGTACGGCACATTGCTTGGCgtgttttgtccggccaagtagttaatgccattgcggcaaatctacaataactcacgtcaaaaacaaataaTCGCTTggcgtgcggcgcatggcgGGAACATGCCTCGTGATGTGTGTATCAGCTTTTATAAGAAAACGTCatcacaagtacatacaggtcaGGGAAACGGTCAACCAAGCGTAAACAGAAGCATTgtcatataaataacataatacatcGTCACGCTTATATcctcgaaagggtaggcagagctgtataataggctagtttccaactagtcatatcagttactttttactaaacgtcaaaacacgaaattactatggaatttgtatgaaagagcaacctgtgacgtcatagaaaaacgtgacaaagtctggcacgtattattacatttttctttattaaaattcataaataagttaaatagaaaaaataaaacgttttttgtcacctttagacctgtttttatttggtaatcagaatttaccCAAATAAACTACCCAAATATACACCCATTCCttttgccagctatgtttagtcccatgtaataggggcacCAATCCTGTATACCACACGATTTAGACCATCATTTTAATGTcaaaaatatggaattgaaaatacttaatttaaaaaacacaaaaaatattcatgaacTTTCTGATaggaaattcgacttgatatcaactcagaattattatgatctgaatcatccctgttaCTCACTTGTTTTCGCCACCTGACCTAACCACAtcagctaattattctgagttcatatcaagggGAATAATTGTCCATTGCAAAAGTACCTATAgaattaaaaatcattaaagaaaaacaaaaaataccttGAATTTTGGGGCGGACACTGAggttgttacgatgtcactaacaccctgtatgttaccTTCCCAGTATCTGACTACGGAAATAGCATTGTCAGTAGCCAGCATCAAGACTTTTCGCGTGCAGGCAGGACAGGAAGGACAGGGCATACCGTGTGAGGTGTTAAAAGGTATTAATAAGCTTCTTAATCATATCCACAGAGTCATTCTGCCCGATACTCTCAGCATACGCCGTGGCTTTCCTCGCGTGATCCTGATACAACATCTTCGTCTTTTCTACCGCGTCTGTCTTCAGTATATTGAACTTCAAATCTTCATAGTCCACATCTTTCACGTCATTTTTACCTTGGTCTATTATCTTGTATAAATCAGGATTGTCTTCCAACGCGAAGAGAACCGGGGCACTGGCCAGGCAGAACTGGTCTTTGTTGTCGGAAGTCAGGGTCTGTAGTTCGGTGGCAGCTTGCCACGCGAGACCGACGTGGCACCCGAAATGGTATGCGTACGTCTGGGTCTCTCGACTCTGTTTGGCTAACACCATCGCAGACTGACAGCCCCTGCCCAGGAGTCTGATCCCGTTGAACACAGACCTGGCCGTCCATTCCTTCCTGGGCTTCCCGAGCACATCATTGGCGCTTATCGACATAGTGTCTAAAGGAATGTCTAAATCTTCTTTTGCCTTTTTAGGCTTTCCTGGCAAAGGCATGTTTTGTTCGTCTCTTTCTCCGAAGAATTCTCCTTCAGATAGGTCTTTTAAGGCACTGTGCATGGtgtaataaacgtcaaaattacGTAGGTCTGCTAGCATGCTAGAAGCTGTAGTCAGCAAGCAGTCGCCTAGCAATAGTGCGATTTTGTTACCGAATGTAATTGTTTCTGAAGTTTGGGATCGCTTTGCGAACGGTATGTTGATGATTCCTGAAAAAAACAGAGAACCATATTTTAAAACTTGCCGTGGTTAAGTATTATAGATCATTATTTACGTTATACCTAGTTTACAACTTCCTCAGCTTCCTTGGTCAAGTGATTAGGGCgccaggctcacgatctggagctccGGCATTGGTTCCCGATGTGGACattctcgaaatcactttgtgagactgtcctttgtttggtgaaACTAAACAAGTTTCATATAAACTTTGCCACCGTATTTTACCCGCTTAAGGGTTGATTTTTCCAAAAAGTTTCactgagcacctacgtcctaagaGGAACCTCCATGGAAAAATTTGAGAATCCTAATacctttaatttatttattattaggcaCATgctttctgagatttcgtgacgagcgagtcagtcagtgacctttGGCTTTTAAACAATATAGACAATCCTTACCTTTATGGATCAAGTGTCCAGCGCGTATCATCTCGGTGACCTCGGCGAGCTGCCGCTGGTGTTCCTCGATCTTGTCCAGTTGTGGCTGCGGGGAGTTGCTCCTCACCGTTTTGCACAGCAGCAGGATGATCAGCCCCCACGGCTGCAGGTTCTTGGAGTCGCCGTAAAGGATTTTCTTCACTGTTTGCGGTTGCTGCTCTTTGGAAGGAAGGGTTTT
The Pectinophora gossypiella chromosome 26, ilPecGoss1.1, whole genome shotgun sequence DNA segment above includes these coding regions:
- the LOC126378301 gene encoding all trans-polyprenyl-diphosphate synthase PDSS2-like is translated as MAMLAVSFAVSRVKKLPPFLFPNRFDSTDTSLTKEDTLILLKPPSTASTNWSNIIREAEKVVGYPTSFINLRQCLQSDDLANLTVYLKKLIGNNHFQPQTVKKILYGDSKNLQPWGLIILLLCKTVRSNSPQPQLDKIEEHQRQLAEVTEMIRAGHLIHKGIINIPFAKRSQTSETITFGNKIALLLGDCLLTTASSMLADLRNFDVYYTMHSALKDLSEGEFFGERDEQNMPLPGKPKKAKEDLDIPLDTMSISANDVLGKPRKEWTARSVFNGIRLLGRGCQSAMVLAKQSRETQTYAYHFGCHVGLAWQAATELQTLTSDNKDQFCLASAPVLFALEDNPDLYKIIDQGKNDVKDVDYEDLKFNILKTDAVEKTKMLYQDHARKATAYAESIGQNDSVDMIKKLINTF